Proteins encoded by one window of Halorubrum ruber:
- the icd gene encoding isocitrate dehydrogenase (NADP(+)), protein MSYDKVDVPDDGEAITLADEETGELNVPSNPIIPIIHGDGIGTDVGPAAQQVLDAAAEATGRSIAWMRVYAGSSAREKYDENLPDDTVSAIRDHRVAIKGPLTTPVGAGFRSLNVALRKTLDLYANVRPTYYIEGVPSPVKSPEKMDMITFRENTEDVYAGVEWEAGTEGAEKVRDFLEDDMEIADVIHDGPVGLGVKPISEFGSKRLVREAIDYALANDRDSVTLVHKGNIMKFTEGAFRDWGYEVAEEEYGEDVITEDELWDEHDGEQPEGTVVVNDRIADNMLQQLLTRTDEYSVIATMNLNGDYMSDAAGAQIGGLGIAPGINRGHGRCLAEPVHGSAPKYAGEDKVNPTAMILSGREMLDYLGWDDAADLVRDAVEETIASGKVTYDLHRQIEGGEKLATSEFADAVVEKIDELA, encoded by the coding sequence ATGAGCTACGATAAGGTCGACGTCCCCGACGACGGCGAAGCTATCACGCTCGCCGACGAGGAGACCGGCGAGCTGAACGTTCCTTCGAATCCGATCATCCCGATCATCCACGGCGACGGGATCGGCACCGACGTCGGGCCGGCCGCGCAGCAGGTACTCGACGCCGCCGCCGAGGCGACGGGCCGATCCATCGCGTGGATGCGCGTCTACGCCGGCTCGTCCGCCCGCGAGAAGTACGACGAGAACCTCCCCGACGACACCGTCTCGGCCATCCGCGACCACCGCGTCGCGATCAAGGGCCCGCTGACGACGCCGGTCGGCGCCGGCTTCCGCTCGCTGAACGTCGCGCTCCGGAAGACGCTCGACCTCTACGCGAACGTCCGCCCGACCTACTACATCGAGGGCGTTCCGTCACCCGTGAAAAGTCCCGAGAAGATGGACATGATCACCTTCCGTGAGAACACGGAGGACGTCTACGCCGGCGTCGAGTGGGAGGCCGGCACCGAGGGCGCCGAGAAGGTACGCGACTTCCTCGAAGACGACATGGAGATCGCCGACGTCATCCACGACGGTCCGGTCGGGCTCGGCGTCAAGCCCATCTCTGAGTTCGGCTCGAAGCGGCTCGTCCGCGAGGCGATCGACTACGCGCTCGCCAACGACCGCGACTCGGTCACCCTCGTCCACAAGGGGAACATCATGAAGTTCACTGAGGGCGCGTTCCGTGACTGGGGCTACGAGGTCGCCGAGGAGGAGTACGGCGAGGACGTGATCACCGAAGACGAGCTGTGGGACGAACACGACGGCGAACAGCCCGAGGGCACCGTCGTCGTCAACGACCGCATCGCGGACAACATGCTCCAGCAGCTACTGACCCGCACCGACGAGTACTCCGTCATCGCGACGATGAACCTCAACGGCGACTACATGTCCGACGCCGCCGGCGCGCAGATCGGCGGCCTCGGCATCGCGCCCGGCATCAACCGCGGCCACGGCCGCTGTCTCGCCGAGCCGGTCCACGGCTCCGCGCCCAAGTACGCCGGCGAGGACAAGGTGAACCCCACCGCGATGATCCTCTCGGGCCGCGAGATGCTCGATTACCTCGGCTGGGACGACGCCGCGGACCTCGTGCGCGACGCCGTCGAGGAGACGATCGCCTCCGGGAAGGTCACCTACGACCTCCACCGGCAGATCGAGGGCGGCGAGAAGCTCGCGACCAGCGAGTTCGCGGACGCCGTCGTCGAGAAGATCGACGAGCTGGCGTAA